The Pochonia chlamydosporia 170 chromosome 1, whole genome shotgun sequence genome window below encodes:
- a CDS encoding cytochrome oxidase c assembly domain-containing protein: MASRMGPRSVKDATRFTSTIPHATSKTAGAAGGRAAATTPKPSPRLPGETPEQRVRRLRQAHIAAQKAQISRTDRVIDASRRFLDVAHRWTVGGIVVFTAVAGVVSVYSVWDMLQYNRARRAEWIEAQKKLEADSLAAARIAYLKGTATEEQILLVEEANREAEEKGIKLPPLLSPPEHRTHFEEHLKPKFSGEEDTEKQEGKGVFGVFSGLLGSSKAAETTTPAASTAVGTEGGVVQSIETKAKGIWETERQNQINGGSLDQLGLDTGSSGQKAGKRGWWPW, translated from the exons ATGGCGTCTAGAATGGGACCCCGAAGCGTCAAGGACGCAACACGCTTCACATCGACCATTCCTCACGCCACCTCTAAAACAGCCGGTGCGGCCGGAGGACGAGCTGCAGCGACGACACCGAAGCCCTCGCCACGGCTTCCTGGTGAGACTCCAGAGCAGAGGGTTCGACGGTTGAGACAGGCGCACATTGCGGCGCAAAAGGCACAGATTAGCCGAACGGATCGAGTTATCGATGCGTCGAGGAGGTTTTTGGACGTGGCGCATCGATGGACCGTTGgtggcatcgtcgtcttcacaG CCGTCGCAGGCGTAGTCAGCGTCTACTCCGTCTGGGACATGCTCCAGTACAACCGCGCCCGACGCGCCGAATGGATCGAAGCCCAAAAGAAACTCGAGGCCGACTCCCTCGCCGCCGCGCGTATAGCCTACCTCAAGGGCACTGCGACCGAAGAACAGATCCtcttggttgaagaagccaacCGCGAAGCTGAAGAGAAGGGCATCAAACTACCGCCGCTCCTGTCGCCACCTGAACACCGGACGCATTTCGAAGAACATTTGAAACCAAAATTCTCAGGGGAGGAGGATACTGAGAAGCAGGAAGGAAAGGGTgtatttggtgttttctcTGGCCTGCTTGGCAGCTCAAAGGCTGCTGAGACGACGACCCCCGCTGCCTCCACGGCAGTTGGTACTGAGGGTGGTGTAGTGCAGTCCATCGAGACCAAGGCGAAGGGTATATGGGAAACAGAGAGGCAAAATCAAATCAATGGCGGTAGTTTGGACCAACTGGGTTTGGATACTGGCAGTTCAGGGCAAAAGGCGGGCAAACGCGGCTGGTGGCCGTGGTAG